The Candidatus Amarolinea dominans genome has a segment encoding these proteins:
- a CDS encoding c-type cytochrome has protein sequence MNSERVTALRRFSLRRPGVWAVLGLLLALLLVGVAGAQGGGDKARGAQIYDANCAVCHGPDGKGRVGATLSSVFSSIQPDALIRQTVANGIAGTAMPAWLQPGGPLTEQDISDLVAFIEGLSGGRPGEFPTPALKQITPIATLADVAGDPTAGAGLYSENCVMCHGDKGQGRIGARLSKAFSGIRPDLSVRSTIINGISGSAMPAWSQAKGGPLTDDEVNNLTAFILTLAPVGDAAATAVPTPAPAPSSGLLLPMWAVAGLVGILLLLAVAVVIFARAA, from the coding sequence ATGAACAGCGAGCGTGTGACCGCTTTACGAAGATTCAGCCTGCGGCGGCCTGGAGTCTGGGCCGTCCTGGGTTTGCTGCTGGCGCTCCTGCTGGTTGGCGTTGCTGGCGCTCAAGGCGGCGGCGACAAGGCCCGCGGCGCCCAGATCTATGATGCCAACTGCGCGGTGTGCCACGGCCCGGATGGCAAAGGCCGGGTGGGCGCTACGCTTTCCAGTGTCTTTTCTTCGATCCAGCCTGATGCGCTGATTCGCCAAACGGTCGCCAACGGCATCGCCGGCACGGCCATGCCAGCTTGGCTGCAGCCCGGCGGCCCGCTCACCGAGCAGGACATCAGCGACCTGGTGGCCTTTATCGAAGGGCTGAGCGGCGGCCGGCCCGGCGAATTTCCCACCCCTGCCCTCAAACAGATCACGCCCATCGCCACCCTCGCGGACGTGGCCGGCGATCCGACCGCGGGCGCCGGGCTGTACAGCGAAAACTGCGTCATGTGTCACGGCGACAAGGGCCAGGGTCGCATCGGCGCGCGGCTGTCCAAAGCCTTTTCCGGCATTCGCCCCGATCTTTCGGTGCGCAGCACGATCATCAACGGCATCTCTGGCTCGGCCATGCCGGCCTGGTCACAGGCCAAAGGCGGTCCCCTGACCGACGACGAGGTCAACAACCTGACCGCGTTCATCCTGACCCTGGCGCCAGTGGGCGATGCGGCGGCCACAGCCGTTCCTACGCCGGCGCCGGCCCCATCATCGGGCCTGCTGCTGCCCATGTGGGCCGTGGCCGGACTGGTCGGCATCCTCCTGCTGCTGGCGGTCGCGGTCGTCATCTTCGCCCGCGCAGCGTAG
- a CDS encoding c-type cytochrome, giving the protein MKLVQITVGIVATILTLVILLFVGLGEPNRMAAEEASQLGKSIEEGALLFGEYCKPCHGPQAKGIEGLCPPLNDQYFFTGRLKDVGYPGTLRDYVKSTIAGGRLVSTRPNLYAGSMPPWAQDFGGPLRPDQINNLTDFVINFEKTAGQEMGMPTPTPEANDPVSRGKAIVLGKGTCSACHKIEGTAAAGVLGPELSKIGSIAETRVAGQSAADYIKESIVNPSAFLSPGFADNLMTKTFGQTLTADEINDMVTYLSTLK; this is encoded by the coding sequence ATGAAACTCGTACAAATTACGGTGGGCATCGTCGCCACGATCCTGACCCTGGTCATCTTGCTCTTTGTCGGTCTCGGCGAGCCTAACCGCATGGCCGCTGAAGAAGCCTCCCAGTTGGGCAAGTCTATCGAGGAAGGCGCCCTGCTGTTTGGTGAATACTGCAAGCCGTGTCACGGCCCGCAGGCCAAGGGCATCGAAGGTCTCTGCCCGCCGCTCAACGATCAGTACTTCTTCACCGGTCGCCTGAAGGACGTGGGCTATCCCGGCACGCTGCGCGACTATGTCAAGTCAACCATTGCCGGCGGGCGCCTGGTTTCCACCCGGCCGAACCTCTACGCCGGCTCCATGCCGCCGTGGGCGCAGGACTTCGGCGGACCGCTGCGCCCCGACCAGATTAACAACCTGACCGATTTTGTCATCAACTTCGAGAAGACGGCCGGCCAGGAGATGGGCATGCCCACACCGACGCCGGAGGCAAACGATCCGGTGTCACGCGGCAAGGCGATCGTTCTGGGCAAGGGCACCTGCTCTGCCTGTCACAAGATCGAAGGCACCGCAGCCGCCGGCGTTCTCGGCCCCGAACTAAGCAAGATCGGCAGCATCGCCGAAACCCGTGTGGCCGGACAGTCGGCCGCAGACTACATCAAGGAGTCCATCGTCAACCCCAGCGCCTTCCTGTCGCCGGGCTTTGCCGACAACCTGATGACCAAAACCTTCGGTCAGACCTTGACCGCGGATGAAATCAACGACATGGTGACCTACCTGTCCACGCTGAAGTAG
- a CDS encoding cytochrome bc complex cytochrome b subunit — protein sequence MSVLQDLRSKGIRPVAAELADEAITRFTAGLSWNDLRGMLRGDPPGRPNPRLQLHSEAFWLHIKPSFYHASVTKLTHTFRMGWLSTFLFLLETITGIFLMIFYAPTPRSAYTDMLRILSNVPLGSLMRDLHRAGAEAMVIVVIFHMARTFITGSYKKPRQFTWFTGVILLLATLFLSFSGYLLPWDQLAFWAVTIGTSMAEAVPPPAVGNAINLILRGAPDIGAAGLLRFYLLHVLFVPALLLIFFFVHYYKVVHFGISLPAREEEVGQDTGKRVPADKRVYFLPDVMIDEMLLTILATLALVVYCVFLYTAPLEHHADPLVTPFHTTAPWYFLWIQGLLKLGDKTLMGVVLPGVVFGGLAILPYVDFNPSRRASDRKLILSAGVVFALVMIILSYMGTPKYGVAGVPAQEVIQEFIPVEGVGPVRVLMYEGLPVGQYDTEDPASYPKEGEFATVFEEIHSEIGKLPEELPNGHGVIVIEDWQEGLKKLTMRILWDNVTSGQTDTFEKIIYVHRDSIYGE from the coding sequence ATGAGTGTTTTGCAGGATCTTCGTAGCAAGGGCATCCGCCCTGTGGCGGCCGAGCTGGCCGACGAAGCCATCACACGCTTCACAGCAGGTCTCAGTTGGAACGACCTGCGCGGCATGCTACGCGGTGATCCCCCAGGACGTCCAAACCCTCGCCTCCAGTTGCATTCGGAGGCCTTCTGGCTGCACATCAAGCCCTCTTTTTATCATGCCAGCGTCACCAAACTGACGCATACCTTCCGCATGGGCTGGTTGAGCACCTTCCTGTTCCTGCTGGAGACGATTACCGGCATCTTCCTGATGATCTTCTACGCGCCCACGCCGCGTTCGGCCTATACGGATATGCTCAGAATCCTCAGCAATGTTCCCCTCGGCTCGCTGATGCGCGACCTGCACCGGGCCGGCGCCGAAGCCATGGTCATCGTCGTCATCTTTCATATGGCGCGTACGTTCATCACCGGATCGTACAAGAAACCACGCCAATTCACCTGGTTTACCGGTGTCATCCTGCTGCTGGCCACGCTCTTCTTGAGCTTCAGCGGCTATCTGCTGCCGTGGGATCAGTTGGCCTTCTGGGCCGTCACCATCGGCACCAGCATGGCCGAAGCTGTGCCGCCGCCAGCGGTTGGCAACGCCATCAACCTGATCTTGCGCGGCGCTCCAGACATCGGCGCGGCCGGCCTGCTGCGTTTCTACCTGCTGCACGTGCTCTTCGTGCCCGCGCTGCTGCTGATCTTCTTCTTCGTGCATTACTACAAGGTGGTCCACTTCGGCATCTCGCTGCCCGCGCGTGAAGAGGAGGTCGGTCAAGACACCGGTAAGCGTGTCCCGGCCGACAAGCGTGTTTACTTCCTGCCCGATGTCATGATAGATGAAATGCTGTTGACCATCCTCGCGACCCTGGCACTGGTCGTCTACTGCGTCTTCCTGTACACGGCGCCGCTGGAGCATCACGCAGACCCCCTGGTGACGCCCTTCCACACCACGGCGCCCTGGTACTTCCTCTGGATTCAGGGCCTGCTCAAACTCGGCGACAAAACCTTGATGGGCGTGGTTCTGCCCGGCGTGGTCTTTGGCGGCCTCGCCATTCTACCCTATGTGGACTTCAACCCGAGCCGCCGCGCCAGCGACCGCAAGCTGATCCTGTCAGCCGGGGTCGTGTTTGCCCTGGTCATGATCATCCTCTCCTACATGGGCACGCCGAAATATGGCGTGGCCGGTGTTCCCGCACAGGAAGTGATCCAGGAATTCATCCCGGTCGAAGGGGTAGGCCCGGTGCGCGTCTTGATGTATGAAGGGCTACCCGTCGGGCAATACGATACCGAGGACCCCGCATCTTACCCGAAGGAAGGCGAGTTCGCTACGGTCTTCGAAGAGATCCACTCTGAGATCGGCAAATTGCCTGAAGAACTGCCCAACGGCCACGGTGTGATCGTGATCGAGGACTGGCAAGAGGGTCTGAAGAAGTTGACTATGCGCATCTTGTGGGACAATGTGACCTCAGGACAGACAGACACCTTCGAAAAGATCATCTACGTGCATCGTGATTCGATCTACGGCGAGTAG
- a CDS encoding Rieske 2Fe-2S domain-containing protein: MAEPKTARKPTAEVSGAVSRREFLMYAWGASLGVLAAGSGVASYAFGLPRFKPGEFGGEFNLGPASALPAVNAAPVPNTTGKFWMVRTEDGVRALYKVCTHLGCLYEWDTLNYRFQCPCHGSRFWLDGSLMRGPAARGLDQFTIRMLDGSGNVVSETTGSDAAVQVSDPNFTVMVDTGKRLMRSGMTPIPGGEQQAPAPGAPPIQKS, from the coding sequence ATGGCAGAACCCAAAACAGCCAGGAAGCCGACCGCTGAGGTGAGCGGCGCCGTCTCGCGTCGTGAGTTTCTCATGTATGCCTGGGGCGCTTCCCTGGGCGTGCTGGCGGCCGGATCTGGCGTCGCCTCGTATGCCTTTGGCCTGCCCCGTTTCAAACCAGGTGAATTTGGCGGCGAGTTCAACCTTGGCCCCGCGTCGGCGCTGCCCGCAGTCAATGCGGCGCCTGTGCCCAACACCACCGGTAAGTTCTGGATGGTGCGCACCGAAGATGGGGTGAGGGCACTCTACAAAGTGTGTACGCACCTCGGATGTCTGTATGAGTGGGACACACTCAACTACCGTTTCCAGTGCCCCTGCCACGGCTCCCGTTTTTGGCTCGATGGCAGTTTGATGCGCGGCCCGGCCGCCCGTGGTCTGGATCAATTCACGATTCGAATGCTTGACGGTTCCGGCAATGTTGTGTCCGAAACCACCGGGTCCGACGCGGCCGTCCAGGTGAGTGACCCCAACTTCACGGTGATGGTAGACACCGGCAAACGCCTGATGCGCTCCGGTATGACGCCAATCCCGGGCGGAGAGCAGCAGGCGCCAGCCCCAGGCGCACCGCCCATCCAAAAATCGTAA